The following are from one region of the Myxocyprinus asiaticus isolate MX2 ecotype Aquarium Trade chromosome 2, UBuf_Myxa_2, whole genome shotgun sequence genome:
- the zgc:92429 gene encoding cysteine and histidine-rich domain-containing protein 1, translated as MALLCYNRGCGGRFDADKNSDDACQYHPGVPIFHDALKGWSCCKKRTTDFSEFLSIKGCTRGRHSNEKPQEPLQPEVTSDKGDRKQHSGEEIIYQGPKSAEALEKERPSSDEPMAKLRVKVSSSLAQIVEKMEITEREKREKLESKIVVVGVKCKNAGCKTFYQGPETDAEICTYHPGVPVFHEGYKYWNCCCIKTTDFNDFLDQKGCTAGKHCWILKQDKKKVACRHDWHQTGNQVVVTIYAKNSSPEHSYIEANHTVLTCHIQFEGDKVFHKDIHLWGVIDINNSFVNMVPSKVEVTLRKADAVAWGKLEDPKHKPEPEVTNEPNNPEQEYVKPNWDISDDDISESDWEDEEEEEKEREEKTEKKEEKTEGDGPPELEEPADVNPEK; from the exons ATGGCTCTGCTGTGTTATAACAGAGGCTGCGGAGGGCGATTTGATGCTGACAAAAACTCAgatg ATGCCTGTCAGTATCACCCTGGTGTGCCAATCTTCCATGATGCCCTAAAG GGCTGGTCCTGCTGTAAAAAGAGGACGACAGATTTCTCAGAGTTCTTGTCAATCAAG GGCTGCACTCGTGGGCGCCATAGTAACGAGAAGCCTCAGGAGCCACTGCAGCCGGAGGTGACGTCTGATAAGGGAGACAGGAAGCAGCACAGCGGAGAGGAAATTATCTACCAGGGACCCAAATCAGCAGAAGCCCTGGAAAAAGAGAGACCCAG TTCAGATGAGCCCATGGCTAAGCTGCGGGTGAAGGTCTCTTCCTCTCTGGCACAGATTGTGGAGAAAATGGAGATCACTGAgagggagaagagagagaagcTAG AGAGTAAAATTGTTGTGGTCGGGGTTAAGTGCAAAAATGCAGGATGCAAAACA TTTTACCAGGGTCCAGAGACTGACGCAGAGATCTGCACATATCACCCCGGAGTACCAGTCTTCCACGAAGG ATACAAATATTGGAATTGCTGTTGCATAAAGACCACTGATTTTAATGACTTCTTGGATCAGAAGGGCTGTACTGCAGGCAAACACTGCTGGATACTCAAACAG GACAAAAAGAAGGTGGCATGTCGACATGACTGGCACCAGACAGGAAACCAGGTTGTGGTCACAATCTATGCCAAGAACTCCAGCCCAGAGCATTCCTACATAGAGGCAAACCACACAGTG TTAACCTGCCACATTCAGTTTGAGGGTGACAAAGTGTTTCACAAGGACATCCATTTATGGGGG GTGATTGACATAAACAACAGCTTTGTGAACATGGTGCCCTCTAAAGTTGAGGTGACCTTGCGGAAGGCTGATGCTGTAGCCTGGGGCAAACTGGAGGACCCCAAACACAAACCTGAGCCAGAGGTCACCAATGAGCCGAACAACCCAGAACAGGAGTACGTCAAACCTAACTGGGACATCTCAGATGATGACATCAGCGAGTCGGACTGggaagatgaggaggaggaggagaaagagagagaggaaaagacagagaagaaagaagaaaaaacagaAGGTGATGGTCCTCCTGAGCTAGAAGAGCCTGCGGATGTCAACCCAGAAAAATAG